One window of Flavobacteriales bacterium genomic DNA carries:
- a CDS encoding fibronectin type III domain-containing protein, which translates to MIRRSAAFFASFFLLLSLFSQARSGGLVSEHIQAIQSRGVAFEPVELFTPVATSAATDALWSRACYRATVLRFDPTKAADVLGRQPHHISLSVPGANGPVVLDLEKVDITTSDFRVVQASTDLPVRRTASVHYQGMVRGEPGSIAAISVFPDQVMGLLADADGQRVIGRLDNDRDGLHVFYREQDLRGSPGAQCDVREVPGDASHPVPAAPGERTTRCVRFYWEVDNDIFVNKGSVTNATNYVTGLFNQSSIIYANDGIDVALSEVYVWDVTSPYTSNSSGELLDQFGDYRTSFNGDLAHLLAFRGGGGIAWLNTLCNGTRYRMAFSGISSSYSSVPTYSWSVEVVTHEQGHNMASPHTHACSWNGDYTAIDGCGPAAGYVEGTCPAAPVPSSAVGGTIMSYCHLVSAGIKFVNGFGPQPAALIVGRVNAATCLAVCGTSCDPPTGLSANMITVNSANLTWASAGATAYTLQWRLSPSGGWTTVTGLTDSNYALTGLAQETAYDFRVLSECGAEMSTYSAIATFTTVAPCPDFVEPNNSLGTAGAVAVPVSMDALIATAADEDYYSFTVASTSNINMNLSGLAGDYDLELLDAGGTQLSISQNGGTTSEYINFSGAAPGTYYAHVYGYGGAFSATQCYHLYISAQVSSCPTPSGLQAQNITYNSALLSWAELLVVTTFNLRWRRTADVTWTVVSNVQANSYALSGLDPATEYEFEVSSACPGSNAQYSGPKVFTTLEEPCEVTPPIILSISVLLQGPYRVSDGLMVDSLRAADLLPTDEPYTVMGFPVAGPVTVDPAVFTVTGPDAIVDWMLVELRNATDPTVVEETRVGLLQRDGDVTALDGVSPLGFCSNAGNYRVVVRHRNHLGCMSGTYLLSSTATDIDFSLAGTSTYGTNSRKVEGSVMLLWSGNVNGNTTVSYTGAGNDRDPILQALGSSPVTGFISGYWGTDVNMDGKVRYTGANNDRDLILSNIGGSVPSDVVNEQLP; encoded by the coding sequence ATGATCCGTCGCTCCGCCGCCTTTTTCGCTTCGTTTTTCCTTTTGCTCTCCCTGTTCAGCCAAGCCCGTTCCGGTGGCTTGGTCTCGGAGCACATTCAGGCCATACAGTCCCGGGGCGTCGCTTTTGAGCCAGTTGAACTGTTCACTCCGGTGGCCACATCCGCTGCCACGGACGCACTTTGGTCGCGGGCGTGCTATCGGGCTACGGTATTGCGCTTCGATCCGACCAAAGCGGCAGACGTCCTCGGAAGGCAGCCTCACCATATCAGCCTTTCAGTCCCCGGCGCGAACGGCCCCGTGGTGCTGGACCTCGAGAAGGTGGACATCACCACCTCGGATTTCCGCGTGGTGCAAGCGAGCACGGACCTGCCAGTGCGGCGAACAGCCTCGGTGCATTACCAAGGCATGGTGCGTGGCGAACCGGGCTCCATCGCGGCGATCAGTGTTTTCCCCGACCAAGTGATGGGCCTGTTGGCCGATGCCGACGGCCAGCGGGTGATCGGTCGCTTGGACAACGACCGGGATGGGCTTCATGTCTTCTACCGGGAGCAGGACCTGCGCGGAAGTCCCGGTGCGCAATGCGATGTCAGGGAGGTGCCGGGAGATGCGAGCCACCCCGTACCGGCAGCTCCGGGGGAACGGACCACGCGGTGCGTGCGCTTTTACTGGGAGGTGGACAATGACATTTTCGTCAACAAGGGCAGCGTGACCAACGCCACGAACTACGTCACCGGCCTCTTCAACCAAAGCTCCATCATCTATGCGAACGATGGGATCGATGTGGCGCTTTCCGAAGTGTACGTTTGGGACGTTACCAGCCCATATACCAGCAACAGTTCCGGAGAGTTGCTGGACCAGTTCGGTGACTACCGCACCAGCTTCAACGGTGACCTGGCCCATTTGCTCGCTTTTCGTGGGGGAGGTGGCATCGCTTGGTTGAACACCTTGTGCAACGGCACGCGTTACCGGATGGCGTTCAGCGGTATCAGCTCCAGCTACAGCAGTGTTCCCACCTACAGTTGGAGCGTGGAAGTGGTGACGCATGAGCAAGGGCACAATATGGCGTCGCCGCACACGCATGCCTGCTCGTGGAACGGCGACTACACGGCCATCGACGGTTGTGGCCCTGCCGCTGGTTATGTGGAGGGAACCTGTCCAGCGGCTCCGGTACCATCGTCCGCGGTCGGTGGTACGATCATGAGCTATTGCCACCTGGTCAGTGCAGGGATCAAGTTCGTGAACGGTTTTGGCCCACAGCCTGCGGCGTTGATCGTAGGCCGGGTGAACGCAGCGACCTGCTTGGCCGTCTGCGGTACCTCCTGCGATCCGCCAACTGGGCTCAGTGCCAACATGATCACCGTGAATTCAGCAAACCTCACGTGGGCCTCGGCCGGGGCTACCGCTTACACCCTGCAATGGAGGCTTTCACCAAGCGGTGGCTGGACCACGGTGACAGGGCTGACCGACAGTAATTATGCACTGACGGGCCTGGCGCAAGAGACCGCGTACGACTTCCGGGTGCTTTCCGAGTGTGGTGCTGAGATGTCCACGTATTCGGCCATCGCCACCTTTACCACCGTGGCACCCTGCCCGGACTTCGTGGAGCCGAACAATAGCCTGGGCACCGCAGGGGCCGTTGCCGTCCCGGTTTCCATGGATGCGTTGATCGCGACCGCAGCGGACGAGGACTATTACAGCTTCACCGTGGCTTCGACCAGTAACATCAACATGAACCTCAGTGGGCTGGCCGGCGACTATGACCTGGAACTGCTCGATGCCGGAGGGACGCAACTCTCTATTTCCCAGAACGGGGGCACTACCAGCGAATATATCAATTTCTCCGGGGCTGCACCGGGCACCTACTACGCCCATGTATACGGCTATGGCGGTGCCTTCAGTGCCACCCAATGCTACCACCTTTACATTTCTGCCCAAGTTTCGTCCTGTCCTACGCCGTCGGGACTTCAGGCCCAGAACATCACCTACAACAGCGCATTGCTGTCCTGGGCTGAGCTGCTTGTTGTCACCACCTTCAACCTGCGCTGGCGCCGGACGGCGGACGTCACTTGGACGGTCGTTAGCAACGTCCAAGCGAATTCGTACGCCCTCAGCGGCTTGGACCCGGCGACGGAATATGAGTTTGAGGTAAGCTCGGCTTGTCCTGGAAGCAATGCGCAGTATAGCGGGCCGAAAGTCTTTACAACACTGGAAGAGCCATGTGAGGTAACGCCACCCATAATTCTGAGCATCAGCGTATTATTACAAGGTCCGTATCGTGTTTCCGACGGGTTGATGGTGGATTCCTTGCGTGCCGCCGATCTGCTGCCGACCGATGAGCCGTACACGGTCATGGGCTTTCCGGTGGCGGGGCCAGTGACGGTCGATCCAGCTGTTTTCACCGTTACCGGTCCGGATGCCATTGTGGACTGGATGCTGGTCGAGCTTCGGAACGCGACCGACCCCACCGTGGTGGAGGAAACTCGCGTAGGTCTGCTTCAGCGGGATGGCGATGTCACCGCGCTTGACGGCGTTTCCCCGCTGGGCTTTTGCTCGAACGCGGGCAACTACCGGGTAGTGGTGCGCCACCGGAACCACTTGGGGTGCATGTCGGGAACCTATCTGCTGTCCTCCACGGCCACGGACATCGACTTCAGTCTGGCTGGAACAAGCACCTACGGCACCAATTCGCGCAAAGTGGAAGGCTCTGTGATGCTGCTCTGGTCCGGCAATGTGAACGGGAATACCACGGTGAGCTATACCGGGGCCGGCAACGACCGGGACCCGATCTTGCAGGCCCTCGGCAGCTCCCCGGTCACCGGCTTCATCAGCGGCTACTGGGGCACGGACGTGAACATGGACGGCAAGGTGAGGTACACCGGGGCGAACAACGATAGGGACCTGATCCTTTCGAACATCGGCGGAAGTGTGCCCTCCGACGTGGTGAACGAGCAACTGCCGTGA